CCGCCTTGTCGACCTTGTAGTCGACGAAACCCATTTTGCCGTAATAGCTGAGCCCGCTGACGTTGTCCGCACGGATGGTGGCGTTGAGGGCTTTCAGGCCGATCGAGCGGGCGAAGTCGCAAGTGGCATTAAAGAGCGCCGTGCCGGCGCCGGGCACCTTGTTGTCGGGGCGCGAAAACGTGCCGATGTCGGCCCAATCCTGCGGTATGCCGTCCCACTGGTCAAGCGCCTGGAAGGCGCAAGGCTCACCCGCCTCGTCTTCGGCGACGAAACAACTGACGAAGCCCGGGCCGGCGAGATAATGCGCCACGAAGCTCTCGGGCGTGAACGGCGTCTGATGGGCGGTGGTGCCACCGATCGCGATGATCTCGTTGAGGAAAGCGCACAACGCAGGTGCATCCTCTGGCCGCGCCGGGCGCACATGGATCGTCTTCATCTCATTCGTCATCAAAAATCATTCCTCCTGAATCGCGTTACGTAGACACGCCGCGGAGCGGCCGCGCCGGGTTGCCGGCGACCACGGCGCCGGCCGCCACGTCCTTCGTCACCACCGAGCCCGCACCGACGATCGCGCCATCCCCGATCGTGACACCGCCGAGAATGATCGCGCCGCCGCCGATCCAAACATCGGCACCAATCGTCACCGGCTTGGCGACTTCGAGGCCTTGGCCGCGAAGCACGGCATCCCTGTGGTGCTCGGCGCAATAGATCTGCACGTTCGGCCCCAGCATCGTCCCCGCCCCGATCGCCACGCGGCCGCTGTCGAGGATCGTGCAGCCGGCATTGAGATAGACGCGGCCGCCAAGGTGGATGTTGATGCCGTAAGAGCAATGGAACGGCGCCTCGATGAAGACGTCATCGGCAACGGCACCGAACAGCTCCCGCAGCGCCGACGCCATGTTTCCACGCTCCGCCGGCGGCATGGTGTTGTGCTGATGGACAGCAATACGCGCCGTCATCCGCAGCGCCTCGAGTTCGTCGACGAGGCAGGAGTACCATTCTCCGGCTGCCATCTTGTCGCGTTCGCTGGCTGTCACGCTTTTGCCTTCGCTTCCGCGGCCGCGCGCCGTGCCAGGCTTTCCGGCGGCCACATGGTCTTCATGTCGTAGTAGACCTCGAAGGCCGGCGCGCCGCCCTCGAGCGACAGCCACTGAACCTTGGAGCGGGTGAAGATATGCGCGTCCGGCGGGAAGTTCGACGGGTGGTCAAGGCTTGCGATCCGGACGAAGGAAAGCCAGCCGCGCCGGCCGTAGTCGCTCCAGAGCGCCGTCTGGCATTCGGCGCAACGGTAGACGTCATGCGGGCGACCGCTGTCCGTCGGAAGCGTCACGACGACCGGCTCGCCTCCGGTAAGTTCGATGTTGTCACGCTCGATCACGCCGTTGACGACGAAGGCGCTGCCGACCTGGCGCTGGCAATCGCTGCAATGGCAGCAATTGACGAACATCGGCGCTGCCTTCAACCGATAGCGGATCCTGCCGCAGAAGCAGCCGCCGTTTCGTGCCTCGCTCATCCGCTAATCTCCTCCAACGCCGGTTCCTCATTTGCCGCGCTGCCCTGCTGGCGGATGATCGTCGCGACCCAGGCCCGGGCAAGAGCCAGGCCCGCGGTATCCGCCTGCCGGCCGTGGCGCGCGGCGTGTTCATGGTAGCGCGCAAGCCAGGTGGGATCGAGCCGCTTGATCGTGTCCGGGAAGGCGCGGTTCCAGTCTTCGACGAGGTGCGTGTCCGCCTCGAAATGGAACTGGGTGCCGTAGGCGGCACGGCCGATGCGGAAGGCCTGATGCCGGGTAACGGCGTTTTCGGCGAGATGGACCGCCCCTTCGGGCAGCGTGAAAGTGTCGCCATGCCACTGGAAGATCGGGAAGCGCTCGCCAACGCTGGAAAGGACCGGGTCCTCGGCACCTTCGCCGCGCACCTGCACCTCACACCAGCCGAATTCCTTGGCCTCGCCCAGCAGGTTCCGGCCCCCATAGGCGCGGGCGAGAAGCTGGCTGCCGAGGCAGATCCCGAGCACGGAACGGCCGCTGTCACCGAAGCGGCGCATCAGCGCGGCAAGCTCAGGCAGATAGGGATAGGCGGCGTCGTCGAGTGCGCTCTGCTCGCCGCCGAGCACCACAAGCGCGTCGTAGCCTTCCTGTGTTTCGGGAACGGCCTC
The nucleotide sequence above comes from Ensifer sp. PDNC004. Encoded proteins:
- a CDS encoding GFA family protein gives rise to the protein MSEARNGGCFCGRIRYRLKAAPMFVNCCHCSDCQRQVGSAFVVNGVIERDNIELTGGEPVVVTLPTDSGRPHDVYRCAECQTALWSDYGRRGWLSFVRIASLDHPSNFPPDAHIFTRSKVQWLSLEGGAPAFEVYYDMKTMWPPESLARRAAAEAKAKA
- a CDS encoding sugar O-acetyltransferase, translating into MTASERDKMAAGEWYSCLVDELEALRMTARIAVHQHNTMPPAERGNMASALRELFGAVADDVFIEAPFHCSYGINIHLGGRVYLNAGCTILDSGRVAIGAGTMLGPNVQIYCAEHHRDAVLRGQGLEVAKPVTIGADVWIGGGAIILGGVTIGDGAIVGAGSVVTKDVAAGAVVAGNPARPLRGVST
- a CDS encoding GNAT family N-acetyltransferase, with the protein product MTNEMKTIHVRPARPEDAPALCAFLNEIIAIGGTTAHQTPFTPESFVAHYLAGPGFVSCFVAEDEAGEPCAFQALDQWDGIPQDWADIGTFSRPDNKVPGAGTALFNATCDFARSIGLKALNATIRADNVSGLSYYGKMGFVDYKVDKAVPLKDGQLVDRISKRYVLEDG
- a CDS encoding type 1 glutamine amidotransferase, with the translated sequence MRVLVVENMAKTELGQVGTALREAKAEIEICRAYLGEAVPETQEGYDALVVLGGEQSALDDAAYPYLPELAALMRRFGDSGRSVLGICLGSQLLARAYGGRNLLGEAKEFGWCEVQVRGEGAEDPVLSSVGERFPIFQWHGDTFTLPEGAVHLAENAVTRHQAFRIGRAAYGTQFHFEADTHLVEDWNRAFPDTIKRLDPTWLARYHEHAARHGRQADTAGLALARAWVATIIRQQGSAANEEPALEEISG